A window from Salvia miltiorrhiza cultivar Shanhuang (shh) chromosome 2, IMPLAD_Smil_shh, whole genome shotgun sequence encodes these proteins:
- the LOC131012946 gene encoding gibberellin 2-beta-dioxygenase 8-like: MVASANDSEHLNQPVRMEDSPDPPFEEVYKSLFDSATAAPELSAVEECELPMIDLEELNLGDISRRACKQKIARASREWGFFQVINHGISREVLEKMREEQVKLFAKPFSDKAACKDSNFSAGSYRWGTPTATCLKQLSWSEAFHVSLSDVLGSHDINNNLRSVMEQFAGMVSKLCEKLVEILGEELGQKWEEKCVASTCYLRLNRYPACPIFPEMFGIMPHTDSDFITVLHQDNIGGLQLVKDGSWFSVKPNHQALVINIGDLFQAWSNNVYKSVEHRVVANPQKERFSTAYFFCPSYDTVIASGVEPCVYRSFTFGEYRKQVQEDVKIFGHKIGLPRFLLQTH; this comes from the exons ATGGTGGCCTCTGCGAATGACTCGGAGCATCTCAACCAA CCCGTGAGAATGGAAGACTCGCCCGATCCCCCATTCGAGGAGGTATACAAGAGCCTCTTCGACAGCGCGACGGCGGCGCCGGAGCTCTCGGCCGTGGAGGAATGCGAGCTGCCGATGATTGATCTCGAGGAGCTGAACCTCGGCGACATCTCGAGGCGCGCATGCAAGCAGAAGATCGCCCGAGCCTCGCGGGAATGGGGTTTCTTCCAAGTGATAAATCATGGGATCTCTCGAGAGGTCTTGGAGAAGATGAGGGAGGAGCAAGTGAAGCTCTTCGCGAAGCCCTTCTCCGACAAGGCGGCGTGCAAGGATTCCAACTTCTCGGCGGGGAGTTACCGGTGGGGGACGCCGACCGCGACGTGCTTGAAGCAGCTGTCGTGGTCGGAAGCCTTTCATGTGTCGCTTAGCGACGTGCTCGGCTCACATGACATCAATAATAACCTCAG GTCGGTAATGGAGCAATTTGCTGGGATGGTATCGAAATTATGTGAGAAATTGGTGGAGATATTGGGGGAGGAATTGGGGCAGAAGTGGGAAGAGAAATGTGTGGCGAGCACATGTTACCTCCGATTGAACAGATACCCAGCGTGCCCAATATTCCCAGAGATGTTTGGAATAATGCCACACACTGACAGTGACTTCATCACAGTGCTGCATCAAGACAACATCGGTGGCCTCCAACTTGTCAAAGATGGCAGCTGGTTCTCTGTTAAACCCAATCATCAAGCCCTTGTTATCAATATTGGGGACTTGTTTCAG GCGTGGAGTAATAACGTGTATAAAAGCGTGGAGCATAGGGTTGTGGCTAACCCTCAAAAGGAAAGGTTCTCGACGGCATACTTCTTCTGCCCATCATACGACACCGTTATAGCAAGCGGCGTTGAGCCTTGTGTTTATAGAAGCTTCACCTTTGGAGAATACAGGAAACAAGTCCAAGAAGATGTCAAGATTTTTGGACACAAAATTGGACTCCCAAGGTTTCTCCTACAAACTCACTAA